From the genome of Danio rerio strain Tuebingen ecotype United States chromosome 2, GRCz12tu, whole genome shotgun sequence, one region includes:
- the spmap2 gene encoding sperm microtubule associated protein 2 isoform X2: MDTLSVAVKTAKPSPRICYLAQPKQIKMTLTHFSVESSEHEIGISTTPSARLLRLASPKQVHPQHTLARSVSWPIPKHVLKAGASERLQVLARPKTRQALFEGYNPYRVSPAAGSATASPRLLELSLPLPRKCREQ, encoded by the exons ATGGACACT TTGAGTGTTGCGGTTAAAACGGCCAAACCGAGTCCAAGGATCTGTTATCTGGCGCAACCGAAGCAAATAAAGATGACATTAACACACTTCAGCGTGGAGTCCAGTGAGCACGAGATTGGCATCAGCACTACCCCCTCCGCCCGCCTGCTGCGGCTGGCCT CTCCTAAGCAGGTGCATCCGCAGCATACACTCGCCCGCTCTGTTTCCTGGCCAATTCCAAAACACGTACTGAAGGCTGGAGCCAGCGAGAGGCTGCAGGTTCTGGCACGTCCTAAAACCCGTCAGGCCCTGTTTGAAGGCTACAATCCATACCGGGTCAGTCCTGCCGCCGGCTCCGCCACCGCCTCCCCCAGACTACTGGAGCTGTCATTACCCCTGCCGCGCAAATGCAGAGAACAGTAA